In one window of Epinephelus fuscoguttatus linkage group LG20, E.fuscoguttatus.final_Chr_v1 DNA:
- the ghrhr2 gene encoding growth hormone releasing hormone receptor 2, producing MRTDAAASLRSASNTTAGCMTEWDGVSCWPAASEGQMVSVHCPLLLLKPETPPVLITRSCTVSGWSEPSVPYYKACYYEASDEDEDVGKEKHYFDTVRLIYSVGYGASLAALLVAVLLFCCFRLLLCTRNYIHLNLFVTFMLRSLAVFIKDVVLFTDRSMDHCTVSTLRCKAAVTFFHFCVVSNFWWLLVEALYLQTLLLCTFTHTTKLFWIYATVGWGAPSATVVIWALLKSQLDDEGCWDDLESRLWWIIKTPILLSIFINLMIFLNISRIIVQKTKATHVNQSETHLYRTLLRSTLLLIPLFGVHYVVFALIPEHVGVGPRLYFELVLGSFQGFIVALLYCFLNGEVQKEIQRTMRRCWPERRSNTINLPTQEFVP from the exons ATGAGGACAGACGCTGCAGCTTCGCTCCGATCAGCCAGTAACACCACTGCAG GTTGTATGACAGAGTGGGACGGAGTCAGCTGTTGGCCGGCTGCCTCTGAGGGACAGATGGTCTCTGTCCACTGTCCTCTGCTGTTACTGAAGCCTGAAACTCCTCCAG TTCTCATCACCAGAAGCTGCACAGTGAGCGGATGGAGCGAGCCGAGCGTGCCGTACTACAAGGCCTGTTACTATGAAGCTTCAGACGAAGATGAAGACGTGGGCAAAGAG AAACATTACTTTGATACGGTGAGGCTGATCTACAGCGTTGGATACGGAGCGTCTCTGGCTGCTCTGCTCGTCGCTGTCCTGCTTTTCTGCTGCTTCAGGCTG CTGCTCTGCACGCGCAACTACATCCACCTCAACCTGTTTGTCACCTTCATGCTCAGAAGTCTGGCTGTGTTCATCAAAGACGTCGTgttgtttacagacagaagcatGGACCACTGCACAGTGTCCACG CTCCGGTGCAAAGCAGCTGTGACCTTCTTCCACTTCTGTGTTGTGTCTAACTTCTGGTGGCTGCTGGTGGAGGCTCTGTACCTGCAgactctgctgctctgcacctTCACTCACACCACCAAGCTCTTCTGGATCTACGCCACCGTCGGCTGGG gtgctccgtCAGCGACTGTTGTGATCTGGGCCCTGCTGAAATCACAGCTGGATGATGAGGG GTGTTGGGACGACCTGGAGAGCCGCTTGTGGTGGATAATCAAGACTCCCATCCTGCTCTCCATCTTT ATCAACCTCATGATCTTCCTGAACATCAGCAGGATCATCGTTCAAAAGACAAAAGCCACACATGTGAACCAGAGTGAGACACACCTGTACAG GACACTGCTGCGCTCCACTCTGCTCCTCATCCCTCTGTTCGGTGTTCACTACGTGGTGTTTGCACTGATCCCAGAACACGTTGGCGTCGGGCCGCGACTCTACTTTGAATTAGTTTTAGGCTCCTTCCAG GGTTTTATTGTCGCTCTGCTGTACTGCTTTCTAAACGGAGAG GTCCAAAAAGAGATCCAGAGGACGATGAGACGGTGCTGGCCTGAAAGAAGAAGTAACACTATCAATCTTCCAACTCAAGAATTCGTCCCCTGA